A portion of the Pedobacter cryoconitis genome contains these proteins:
- a CDS encoding helix-turn-helix domain-containing protein, whose product MKRGEKTVYKFESLTDFHRVFGLQKPLHPLISFIDIASMKYEANELPDSIVMDFYKIAYKTSLCGKAKYGQNYYDFGEGGLVFTAPNQVFEAPEGNAKAGYILLIHPDFFLSYSLAKNIRRYAFFSYAANEALQLSALEQTTIMSVFKILEDELNSRIDDFSQDVIISQVELLLNYSNRFYKRQFITRKAVHNDLLQKLEAILEDYFDHEKSLKQGIPTVQYLAEQLNLSASYLGDMLRSLTGQNAQQHIHHKLMEKAKEQLSTSNLSIAEIAYQLGFEHPQSFSRLFKTKTNLSPIEFRTSFN is encoded by the coding sequence ATGAAGAGAGGCGAGAAAACAGTATACAAATTTGAATCTCTAACGGACTTCCACCGGGTGTTTGGGCTGCAAAAGCCTTTGCACCCGCTGATCAGTTTTATTGATATCGCCAGTATGAAGTACGAAGCGAATGAACTACCTGATTCAATTGTTATGGATTTTTACAAAATTGCCTATAAGACCAGTCTTTGCGGTAAAGCAAAATATGGACAAAACTATTACGACTTTGGCGAAGGAGGTTTAGTATTTACAGCGCCAAACCAAGTATTTGAAGCTCCGGAAGGTAATGCTAAAGCAGGTTATATATTGCTTATTCATCCTGATTTCTTCCTTTCCTATTCTCTTGCAAAGAATATCAGGCGATATGCGTTCTTTTCCTATGCCGCCAATGAAGCGCTGCAGCTATCAGCTCTGGAGCAAACCACAATTATGTCTGTTTTCAAAATTCTTGAAGACGAACTAAACAGTAGAATAGATGATTTTAGTCAGGATGTAATTATCTCTCAGGTGGAGCTGTTATTAAATTATAGCAATCGCTTTTACAAACGTCAATTTATTACCCGTAAAGCTGTACACAACGACTTGCTTCAAAAATTGGAAGCTATTCTCGAAGATTATTTTGATCATGAAAAATCATTGAAACAGGGCATTCCTACGGTACAATATCTTGCAGAACAATTGAATCTGTCAGCTAGTTATTTAGGTGATATGCTGCGTTCTTTAACTGGGCAAAACGCACAACAGCATATCCATCATAAGCTCATGGAAAAAGCGAAAGAACAATTGTCAACTTCTAATTTATCAATAGCAGAAATTGCTTACCAACTTGGATTTGAGCATCCACAGTCCTTTAGTCGTTTGTTTAAAACAAAAACTAACCTTTCACCAATAGAATTCAGGACTTCTTTTAATTAA
- a CDS encoding NmrA family NAD(P)-binding protein, translating to MNIVITGSIGHIGKPLTQELVKKGHSVTVITSKIERQPEIEALGAKAAIGRFQDAGFLSESFKGADIVYLMEAWEGIGSIFDKDFDFVEAFNKIGNNYKDAIAQTGVKKVVHLSSIGAHTNQGTGSLFLHHNVENILKQLPEDVSIKFMRPPGFFTNTFRYLPAIKTKGAIFNSYGGDQKEPWVSPVDIALTIAEEMEKPFNGRTVHYLASEELSPNEIAQIIGNAIGKPDLKWIIIADKQMHREMLDAGMNEWIANGFINMQAAQRNGSLYEDYNKNRPVFGKGKLADYANELAQVYHNL from the coding sequence ATGAACATCGTCATTACAGGTTCGATAGGGCACATCGGAAAACCATTAACACAAGAGCTGGTAAAGAAAGGACATTCAGTTACAGTAATTACCAGTAAAATAGAAAGACAGCCAGAAATAGAAGCATTAGGCGCAAAAGCAGCAATTGGCAGGTTTCAGGATGCCGGGTTTTTGTCGGAAAGTTTCAAGGGAGCAGATATTGTCTACCTCATGGAAGCATGGGAAGGTATAGGTAGCATTTTTGACAAGGATTTTGATTTTGTAGAGGCCTTTAACAAGATCGGCAATAATTATAAAGATGCTATCGCACAGACTGGTGTTAAAAAAGTCGTGCATTTGAGTAGTATTGGTGCGCATACAAACCAAGGGACAGGTAGCCTTTTTCTACATCATAACGTAGAGAATATCTTAAAACAACTACCTGAAGACGTTTCCATTAAATTTATGAGACCACCAGGTTTCTTCACCAATACATTCAGATATCTTCCAGCTATCAAAACAAAAGGTGCCATTTTTAATAGTTATGGTGGTGATCAAAAAGAGCCCTGGGTATCGCCCGTTGATATCGCCTTAACAATTGCTGAAGAAATGGAAAAACCTTTCAATGGCAGAACCGTGCATTACCTCGCAAGCGAAGAGCTTTCACCCAATGAGATTGCTCAGATTATAGGTAACGCCATAGGGAAACCGGATCTGAAATGGATCATTATTGCTGACAAACAAATGCACCGCGAAATGTTAGACGCTGGTATGAACGAGTGGATCGCCAATGGATTTATTAACATGCAAGCGGCACAACGAAATGGGAGCTTATACGAAGACTATAACAAAAACAGGCCTGTCTTTGGTAAAGGAAAACTTGCAGACTATGCAAATGAACTTGCACAAGTATATCATAACCTATAA
- a CDS encoding AraC family transcriptional regulator: protein MKAIKPGYEVVESSFGSSFYYSKYLMNSNNKAHVWHYHEEIEMVFVNGGAGKRQIGSHISYYTDGDLILIGSNLPHCGFTDYNTGNKNETVIQMKPDFLGAGFLSLQETKWMQELFDKARGGIAFGNEIKKVVGKQIEKMEGLLPFERLLALLAILKELQNSADYRILNASGFSLETQVQDNDRINMVLNYVKDNFKTAISLENVAEMASMTVPSFCRYFKKITKKTFTAFVNEYRVVHASKLLAEKQSSIANICYESGFNNFSHFNKLFKEFTGKTASQYRKELNSVIYETV, encoded by the coding sequence ATGAAAGCAATAAAGCCTGGATACGAGGTAGTTGAGTCTTCTTTTGGAAGCTCTTTCTATTATTCTAAATATTTAATGAATTCCAATAACAAAGCTCATGTATGGCATTACCACGAGGAAATCGAAATGGTTTTTGTAAATGGCGGAGCTGGAAAAAGACAAATCGGGAGTCATATATCTTATTACACCGATGGAGACTTAATATTAATTGGAAGCAATCTCCCACATTGTGGCTTTACTGATTACAATACCGGGAACAAGAATGAAACAGTCATCCAGATGAAACCAGATTTTCTTGGAGCAGGGTTTCTAAGTTTACAAGAAACAAAATGGATGCAAGAACTTTTTGATAAGGCCAGAGGAGGAATTGCTTTTGGAAATGAAATCAAAAAAGTTGTTGGCAAACAGATAGAGAAAATGGAGGGTTTATTACCTTTTGAAAGACTGTTAGCACTATTGGCCATTTTAAAAGAACTTCAAAACTCTGCCGATTATAGAATTTTAAATGCTTCCGGATTTTCACTCGAAACACAGGTTCAGGATAATGATAGAATTAATATGGTTCTCAATTATGTTAAAGATAATTTCAAGACAGCAATAAGTTTAGAAAATGTAGCTGAGATGGCAAGTATGACAGTGCCCTCTTTCTGCAGATATTTTAAGAAAATCACCAAAAAAACGTTTACTGCTTTTGTTAATGAGTACCGTGTTGTACATGCTTCAAAACTTTTGGCTGAAAAACAAAGCAGTATCGCAAATATCTGTTATGAAAGTGGATTTAATAATTTTAGTCATTTCAACAAGTTATTTAAAGAATTTACTGGTAAAACTGCTTCACAATATAGAAAAGAACTAAATTCAGTAATTTATGAAACTGTTTAG
- the lodB gene encoding lysine-epsilon-oxidase maturase LodB: MINTFDTDVLIVGGGPAGASAALSILKFSDLSVTIVEQSDLNSQRIGEQVSSSIFDLLDYLGLDKSDFGDDCFLPGYSSNAAWGSSQITERHSISSTHIDSYQINRSTFDLTLLSKASDKGAVILPDTRCTAYQAQEEGWQVDINHQTEGKFIVNSSYLIDATGRQSHLARHLEANITKDDELVAVGAFLEFQEEQDLAQDFFLETVEDGWWYYAVLPGKKIVLSLFTDADNAKKKQINKIENWTALLLATVHVKHKVSGTVAFEKPWVKNAYSHFTDTTKIKNFIAIGDAACSFDPISSMGIGFAMSSACNGALAIINQDEDANSINNYNEGLKKIYNDYTSTKSQYYKEEKRWPDAMFWRNRKVGV; encoded by the coding sequence ATGATAAACACATTTGATACTGATGTACTTATAGTTGGTGGAGGCCCTGCAGGGGCCTCTGCTGCTTTAAGTATTTTAAAATTTTCCGATTTAAGTGTTACAATTGTAGAGCAGAGTGATTTGAATAGTCAAAGAATAGGAGAACAGGTAAGTTCAAGTATTTTTGATCTTCTTGATTATTTAGGATTAGATAAGTCTGATTTTGGAGATGATTGCTTTCTGCCAGGGTATAGTAGTAATGCAGCCTGGGGGAGTTCGCAAATCACTGAACGTCATTCCATAAGCAGTACACATATTGATAGTTACCAGATTAACCGATCTACTTTTGATTTGACTTTGTTATCAAAGGCCAGTGATAAGGGCGCTGTTATTTTGCCCGATACCCGTTGTACAGCATATCAAGCTCAAGAAGAAGGATGGCAGGTAGATATTAATCACCAAACAGAAGGCAAATTTATCGTTAACTCCAGCTATTTAATTGATGCTACAGGCAGACAGTCTCATTTAGCAAGGCACCTGGAAGCAAATATCACAAAAGATGACGAATTAGTAGCGGTTGGAGCCTTTCTTGAATTTCAGGAAGAACAAGATTTAGCGCAAGATTTTTTCCTGGAAACAGTGGAAGATGGTTGGTGGTATTATGCCGTTTTACCAGGAAAAAAAATAGTTTTATCATTATTTACGGATGCTGATAATGCAAAAAAGAAGCAGATTAATAAAATTGAAAACTGGACAGCACTATTATTAGCTACAGTTCATGTGAAACATAAGGTTTCAGGAACAGTGGCTTTTGAAAAGCCTTGGGTAAAAAATGCCTATTCTCACTTTACAGATACTACAAAAATTAAAAACTTTATTGCAATTGGTGATGCTGCCTGTTCATTTGACCCTATTTCTTCCATGGGGATCGGCTTTGCTATGAGTTCTGCTTGTAATGGGGCCCTGGCTATTATAAATCAGGATGAAGATGCGAATAGCATTAACAATTATAATGAAGGTTTGAAAAAAATATACAATGATTATACCAGTACTAAATCTCAATATTACAAAGAAGAAAAGAGATGGCCAGATGCTATGTTTTGGAGAAACAGAAAGGTTGGGGTATAG
- a CDS encoding LodA/GoxA family CTQ-dependent oxidase, producing the protein MSIKIHPTIGVARLGNSPNEFCIVPDKTGGIPLEFEGGKITDKKIRKFKDSKGLIKKQGQPFRIYDQTGEITINRKDIKSIEWTVHLANKKAEWYQFDELKGNLLFGDKNSYAAWNVPLRNNDLTKNRQSLFIDYGPRRITVLKETNPIESNFKFDKKSVPANYTEAQFPPAKVKYGQPVESLGGILTDAEGRLIVFGGFGRTGGDTSLTGFGGGDQWHDDISDGPVYCKVTYTDNKVESIAAWCIVGSPDFAPEVVNISTLSDSIFDVYVRNSPGFIPELFDKGKFKPDYEANFQRDIKPVFDRMKGYQWVANVQPMANLASLDFYEINKNTSDANATRQKVFNYFRGIDPYTRAPIENPDPLAYTQKEFDQLDQNKIIQKEEKYSAKYPQDKYPQEYLFKDQNKYLTVEDGKEIVKEGDLFPLMPLNSGTNSVRNENPLKFLALTETQLFLLKQWADGKFNLKPDQHWEGIVPALDTISVGNCIGLPMSPGIEVTWNVHNQIIYNLNLPFTLKVKNSIAKYDKLFNVGKETGFLTVTRDECLGGGCEPGDLTKRMACPWQADFFNCTVQNINFTNPTQVKDYIVDSKGEIINRIPTPPVYYSYWWPPQSPWDVLIGELTKEGFHENGNWESGRQMNYQRGLNSYVQMVEFWDTLGFVKDMNANNAGFPYLLETERGHDFYTSQKPLISEIMVKLKYDNNGLNVDDQAIEIETPIFYLDIAKARRRRKEQFATTENISLKALSVGSINTITYHPFKKIKISEELSKVRFKFRR; encoded by the coding sequence ATGAGTATTAAAATTCATCCAACAATTGGAGTTGCTCGTTTAGGAAATAGTCCAAACGAGTTTTGTATTGTTCCTGACAAAACCGGAGGTATACCTTTAGAATTTGAAGGCGGAAAAATCACCGATAAAAAAATCCGGAAATTTAAGGATAGCAAAGGACTTATTAAAAAACAAGGACAACCTTTCAGAATCTATGACCAAACTGGTGAAATAACCATAAACAGAAAAGACATTAAATCCATAGAATGGACAGTACACCTGGCTAATAAAAAAGCTGAGTGGTATCAATTTGACGAACTTAAGGGTAATTTATTATTTGGTGATAAGAATAGTTATGCAGCATGGAATGTTCCCTTAAGAAATAATGATCTTACCAAGAACAGACAATCATTATTTATTGATTATGGTCCCAGAAGAATTACCGTTTTGAAAGAAACAAACCCTATAGAGTCTAACTTTAAGTTTGATAAAAAATCGGTTCCAGCTAACTATACTGAAGCGCAGTTTCCCCCGGCTAAAGTAAAATATGGCCAGCCAGTTGAGTCATTGGGAGGTATTCTTACCGATGCTGAAGGTCGGTTAATCGTATTTGGTGGTTTTGGAAGAACAGGCGGTGATACCAGTTTAACTGGTTTTGGAGGTGGTGACCAATGGCATGATGACATCTCCGATGGCCCTGTGTACTGCAAAGTGACCTATACAGATAATAAGGTAGAATCGATAGCTGCATGGTGTATTGTCGGGTCTCCGGACTTTGCTCCTGAAGTTGTCAATATAAGTACTTTAAGCGACAGTATTTTTGATGTTTATGTTAGAAACAGTCCAGGATTTATACCTGAATTATTTGATAAAGGCAAGTTTAAACCGGATTATGAAGCAAATTTCCAGAGAGACATCAAGCCTGTTTTTGATAGAATGAAAGGCTATCAATGGGTAGCGAATGTTCAGCCCATGGCCAATTTAGCTAGTTTGGATTTTTATGAAATCAATAAGAACACCAGTGATGCCAATGCAACGCGCCAAAAAGTATTCAATTACTTTAGGGGTATTGATCCTTATACAAGAGCGCCTATTGAAAATCCAGATCCTTTAGCCTATACTCAAAAGGAATTTGATCAGCTGGATCAAAATAAAATCATCCAGAAAGAAGAAAAATATAGCGCTAAATACCCTCAGGACAAATATCCTCAGGAATACTTATTTAAGGATCAAAACAAATACCTAACGGTTGAAGACGGAAAAGAAATTGTTAAAGAAGGAGATCTATTTCCCTTGATGCCATTAAATTCAGGTACTAACTCGGTACGGAATGAGAATCCTTTAAAGTTTTTAGCGCTTACTGAAACGCAGTTATTTTTACTAAAACAATGGGCAGACGGCAAATTTAATTTGAAGCCAGACCAGCATTGGGAGGGAATTGTACCGGCCTTAGATACGATTAGTGTAGGAAATTGCATCGGTTTGCCCATGTCTCCGGGAATTGAAGTGACCTGGAATGTTCATAATCAGATTATTTATAATTTAAACCTACCATTTACCCTGAAAGTAAAGAACAGCATTGCTAAATATGACAAGCTTTTCAATGTAGGGAAGGAAACAGGGTTTTTAACCGTGACCAGGGACGAATGTTTAGGCGGTGGATGTGAGCCTGGCGATTTGACCAAAAGAATGGCTTGTCCCTGGCAGGCTGATTTCTTTAATTGTACGGTACAAAACATAAACTTTACCAATCCAACTCAGGTTAAAGATTATATTGTAGACAGTAAAGGGGAAATCATTAACAGAATTCCAACCCCACCTGTTTATTACAGTTACTGGTGGCCTCCGCAAAGTCCATGGGATGTATTAATCGGAGAATTAACTAAAGAAGGATTTCATGAAAATGGCAACTGGGAATCCGGACGTCAAATGAATTATCAAAGAGGCCTCAATAGTTATGTTCAAATGGTTGAATTTTGGGACACATTAGGGTTTGTTAAAGACATGAACGCTAATAATGCTGGCTTCCCTTACCTGTTGGAGACTGAACGCGGTCACGATTTCTATACGAGTCAGAAGCCACTTATAAGTGAAATCATGGTGAAATTGAAATATGATAACAATGGTCTGAATGTAGATGATCAAGCTATAGAAATTGAAACACCCATATTTTATCTTGATATAGCTAAAGCCCGCCGTAGAAGAAAAGAACAATTTGCAACTACTGAAAATATATCGTTAAAGGCATTAAGCGTTGGTAGTATCAATACCATTACCTATCATCCTTTCAAAAAAATAAAGATCAGTGAAGAATTATCAAAAGTGAGATTTAAATTTAGAAGATAG
- a CDS encoding Hsp20/alpha crystallin family protein, which translates to MTLVKFNPENKKKSLVSGYGDVFDSIFDDTFFKDRMHSRVPAVNISESADDYHVELAAPGLKKEDFKLNLERNILHISVTKNKESEQTERNYVKREYSYSSFVRSFTLPESADENAIQATYNDGVLAINIAKREEAKIVSRQIEIK; encoded by the coding sequence ATGACATTGGTTAAATTTAATCCAGAAAACAAAAAAAAATCATTAGTGTCAGGCTATGGTGATGTTTTTGATTCTATCTTCGATGACACATTTTTTAAAGACCGTATGCATTCCAGAGTGCCTGCAGTTAATATCAGTGAATCTGCAGATGACTATCACGTTGAATTAGCGGCTCCCGGGCTTAAAAAGGAAGATTTCAAACTAAACCTGGAAAGGAATATATTGCATATTTCTGTAACGAAGAATAAAGAAAGTGAACAAACAGAAAGAAATTATGTCAAGCGTGAATATAGCTACAGTTCTTTTGTTCGCTCATTTACTTTACCTGAAAGCGCGGATGAAAACGCAATTCAGGCAACTTATAACGATGGTGTTCTAGCAATCAACATTGCAAAAAGAGAAGAAGCTAAGATCGTGAGCCGTCAAATTGAGATTAAATAA